A genomic segment from Amia ocellicauda isolate fAmiCal2 chromosome 13, fAmiCal2.hap1, whole genome shotgun sequence encodes:
- the dcun1d4 gene encoding DCN1-like protein 4 isoform X2, protein MHSDATNFQLSSHLSTLANIHKIYHTLNRLNLTEEVSQDDHQTGSLRSCSSSDCCTKAMPPRKKRRPAAGDDLSAKKSRHDSVYRKHEASRIKSEEIFSSKRCLEWFYEYAGNDDVVGPEGMEKFCEDIGVEPENVVMLVLAWKLDAQNMGYFTLQEWLKGMGALQCDTTEKLRNSLDYLRSVLNESTNFKLIYRYAFDFAREKDQRSLDINTAKCMLGLLFGKTWPLFPVFNQFLEQSKYKVINKDQWCNVLEFSRTINLDLSNYDEDGAWPVLLDEFVEWYKDRQMS, encoded by the exons ATGCACTCTGATGCGACAA aTTTTCAGCTGAGCTCTCATCTTTCTACTCTGGCAAATATTCACAAGATTTACCACACCCTGAACAGGCTG AACCTGACGGAAGAAGTTAGCCAAGACGATCACCAGACAG GGAGTCTCCGGTCTTGCAGTTCATCAGACTGCTGTACAAAAGCAATGCCACCAAGAAAAAAGAGGAGGCCTGCTGCTGGAGACGATCTATCTGCAAAGAAAAGTAGACATGACAG TGTGTACAGAAAGCACGAAGCCTCTAGGATCAAGAGTGAAGAAATCTTCTCCAGTAAGAGATGCTTGGAGTGGTTTTATGAGTATGCAG GTAATGATGATGTTGTGGGTCCTGAGGGCATGGAAAAATTTTGTGAAGATATTGGAGTCGAACCTGAAAAT GTTGTGATGCTGGTCCTGGCATGGAAGCTGGATGCACAGAACATGGGATACTTCACTCTGCAGGAGTGGTTGAAAGGAATGGGAGCTTTACA GTGTGACACAACAGAGAAGTTAAGAAATTCTTTAGACTATTTGAGATCGGTTCTGAACGAGTCGACAAATTTTAAGCTTATTTACAGATATGCATTTGATTTTGCACGG GAGAAGGACCAAAGGAGCTTAGACATTAACACGGCCAAATGTATGTTGGGTCTTCTGTTCGGAAAAACATGGCCTCTTTTCCCTGTATTCAATCAGTTTTTAGAG CAATCAAAATATAAAGTAATAAACAAGGACCAATGGTGCAACGTTTTGGAGTTTAGCAGAACAATTAACCTCGACCTTAGCAACTACGATGAAGATGGGGCTT GGCCCGTCTTGCTGGATGAGTTTGTGGAATGGTATAAAGACAGACAGATGTCATAG
- the dcun1d4 gene encoding DCN1-like protein 4 isoform X1, producing MQSLYNKLINFQLSSHLSTLANIHKIYHTLNRLNLTEEVSQDDHQTGSLRSCSSSDCCTKAMPPRKKRRPAAGDDLSAKKSRHDSVYRKHEASRIKSEEIFSSKRCLEWFYEYAGNDDVVGPEGMEKFCEDIGVEPENVVMLVLAWKLDAQNMGYFTLQEWLKGMGALQCDTTEKLRNSLDYLRSVLNESTNFKLIYRYAFDFAREKDQRSLDINTAKCMLGLLFGKTWPLFPVFNQFLEQSKYKVINKDQWCNVLEFSRTINLDLSNYDEDGAWPVLLDEFVEWYKDRQMS from the exons ATGCAGAGCCTGTACAATAAGCTAATAA aTTTTCAGCTGAGCTCTCATCTTTCTACTCTGGCAAATATTCACAAGATTTACCACACCCTGAACAGGCTG AACCTGACGGAAGAAGTTAGCCAAGACGATCACCAGACAG GGAGTCTCCGGTCTTGCAGTTCATCAGACTGCTGTACAAAAGCAATGCCACCAAGAAAAAAGAGGAGGCCTGCTGCTGGAGACGATCTATCTGCAAAGAAAAGTAGACATGACAG TGTGTACAGAAAGCACGAAGCCTCTAGGATCAAGAGTGAAGAAATCTTCTCCAGTAAGAGATGCTTGGAGTGGTTTTATGAGTATGCAG GTAATGATGATGTTGTGGGTCCTGAGGGCATGGAAAAATTTTGTGAAGATATTGGAGTCGAACCTGAAAAT GTTGTGATGCTGGTCCTGGCATGGAAGCTGGATGCACAGAACATGGGATACTTCACTCTGCAGGAGTGGTTGAAAGGAATGGGAGCTTTACA GTGTGACACAACAGAGAAGTTAAGAAATTCTTTAGACTATTTGAGATCGGTTCTGAACGAGTCGACAAATTTTAAGCTTATTTACAGATATGCATTTGATTTTGCACGG GAGAAGGACCAAAGGAGCTTAGACATTAACACGGCCAAATGTATGTTGGGTCTTCTGTTCGGAAAAACATGGCCTCTTTTCCCTGTATTCAATCAGTTTTTAGAG CAATCAAAATATAAAGTAATAAACAAGGACCAATGGTGCAACGTTTTGGAGTTTAGCAGAACAATTAACCTCGACCTTAGCAACTACGATGAAGATGGGGCTT GGCCCGTCTTGCTGGATGAGTTTGTGGAATGGTATAAAGACAGACAGATGTCATAG